The following are encoded together in the Parabacteroides chongii genome:
- a CDS encoding glycosyltransferase family 4 protein, which yields MIKRKFFITTTVPTTLGFFRGQCKALREIYDVCVVSSLDKELIPFAEQEGIRYKTLTMKRDISIYNDLLSLFKWIWLLIIERPFVVHANTPKASLLAMIAAWLTFRPVRIYMCHGLRYQGCEGNKRKLLMVMERISCFCANKVICVSQGVREQLAEDSICSLEKSKVIMYGSANGVDTERFNSEIVDESAVKFQYGIKEDDLACLFIGRMVRDKGVEELVDVVVRLHEESLPIKLLLVGGREEKLDALSASTEQLIKESNYIIECGKQSDVRPFIKASKILVLSSYREGFGQVLVEANSLGVPVIASNIVGCKNVVSQGINGLLCEPQDKVSLYGCMIKLLNDMELFNSIKLQCRQYILEHFDHKMVLKAYVEYYKSFLD from the coding sequence ATGATTAAGAGAAAATTCTTTATAACAACAACTGTCCCTACGACACTGGGCTTTTTTAGAGGGCAATGTAAGGCTCTGAGAGAAATATATGATGTATGTGTTGTATCTTCACTTGACAAGGAATTGATACCATTTGCAGAGCAAGAAGGTATTAGATATAAAACTTTGACCATGAAGCGGGATATATCAATCTATAATGATTTATTGTCATTATTTAAATGGATATGGTTACTTATTATTGAACGTCCTTTTGTAGTTCATGCAAATACGCCTAAAGCTTCGTTATTGGCGATGATTGCAGCATGGTTGACATTTCGTCCAGTGCGTATTTATATGTGCCATGGTTTGCGATACCAAGGCTGCGAAGGCAATAAACGCAAGTTATTGATGGTAATGGAGAGGATTTCGTGCTTCTGTGCAAACAAGGTGATTTGCGTAAGCCAGGGAGTTAGAGAACAACTTGCCGAAGATAGTATTTGCTCTTTGGAGAAGTCAAAGGTCATAATGTATGGTAGTGCCAATGGTGTAGATACAGAGCGATTCAATTCTGAAATAGTTGATGAGTCTGCTGTAAAGTTTCAATATGGTATAAAGGAAGATGATCTGGCTTGTCTCTTTATTGGCCGCATGGTTCGTGATAAAGGTGTGGAAGAGTTGGTGGATGTAGTTGTTCGGCTGCATGAAGAAAGTTTGCCTATTAAATTATTGTTGGTTGGTGGTCGTGAAGAAAAGCTAGATGCATTATCTGCTAGTACAGAGCAATTGATTAAAGAATCCAATTATATTATAGAGTGTGGTAAACAGTCGGATGTAAGGCCTTTTATAAAGGCCTCTAAGATACTTGTACTTTCTTCATATCGTGAAGGTTTTGGCCAGGTCTTGGTTGAAGCAAATTCTCTTGGTGTTCCGGTTATAGCCTCTAATATTGTTGGTTGTAAGAATGTTGTTTCACAAGGCATCAATGGTCTGTTATGTGAACCTCAAGACAAAGTTTCTCTTTATGGTTGTATGATTAAATTATTGAATGACATGGAACTCTTTAATTCAATAAAATTGCAATGTAGACAATACATCTTAGAGCATTTCGATCACAAAATGGTTTTAAAAGCTTATGTGGAATATTATAAGAGCTTTTTAGATTAA